Within Astyanax mexicanus isolate ESR-SI-001 chromosome 2, AstMex3_surface, whole genome shotgun sequence, the genomic segment TTTACTGTGTACCTCCCAACATTCAGTATGATCCAccgatttttacactaataacacccAGCCATATCATAGCAATCATTTCACAACCACCTGAGACAGCAAAGCAGCTATCTGGTTTATCaaagcaaccagctagcaacatcatagaaaccacctgaaataccatagcaaccaagtAGCAGCAGCCTAACAGCAAGTGGATTCAATTTAAACTGCATGTCCTATGGGAGTTGCaccctttttttttgctgttgtgtttttaatttttccacAAATTCAGAACAGCCTTGCTAGTAAGaaacagaggtgtcgccatgttttccgtcaattcagcaggtctcgccactgggtgtaaagctaaagctaagctaggttaattaaacaaaactgtaattctttaaaaaaaaaaaattccattaaagccaaatgagtgctggatgttaatctacacagatttctgccctgaaaactgtttatttgggtgagtaaagcgcttctgtttatttacagtaagcttaaatttcaagatttccactaaagctgggtgctgcctgacagctctacactgaggaaacctgaatgttctggtaagccagggcgatattagctagcggtttatcccattgttttaacatggtaaaggctacaggctacagtctgatataactTACTCACTTTTGAAAGACGAaggagttagcgcttagcatggtcaGTGGCTAATCCTAAAAccgctccagtagtgctagccaaggttagcagcaggctaaagttTGATATACACACCTCTAAATGGCgaaggagctagcgcttagcacggtgggcttagcgctaatgctaataatgctgtagcctcgtgctggagaactaaactgaaactcctgtataacgctgtacttcagcggagtggctttactgctccttacaacctgactggtaaaattcatacacaaggctcaccggattataaggcgcactaacgatttttgggaaaaactTGATTGatgaaaagacatttttttaaaggaaacacTTGAAATTGGAAGTGTAACAACACACGCTGTCCATGATTTTATTTAGTCTGCAATACTCGACTCACAATTTAATATTCTTGTGAGATTTTAAACTACATCAGAAGGAATCTTTAAATTACAGTTGTTTCCGTGATGTTGCCAAATCTACCTACAGTCGACTCATACATAATTCACAGTAAAGTGAATATGGGATTCTCTCTATATTCAGACACTTTTCATACTTTGACAGTCAGCAGCAGATTCTTCACTTTTCAACGTTAAGTCTGAGGAACGAATCCCACTGGTGGATATGAGGTCTTGCCTTATTCATTTCTCTATCAtttgttatttcatttaaatCCAGCAGCATTAGTGTTTATACTTGTAACTTAAGTAAATAGTCATTCATATTTATTGTAAATTTATGCTTTTAAATGTTCAACAGCATTCAAACCAAAATAAGGCAGCCTGTGTGCTGTTGTtctaaatattagattttttttttgttatgaataGTAATTAAGTTGGCATATATCAAAGCTCTGTATTTGCAGATGTAAAAGGCTTCTGGAAGTGTTTGAGAAATGGGAAAATTTGAATTGCGCTCATGAAAATGAATTTCATAAGGCGATGCAGAGGCTAtctgtgttttccttttaatGAAAATCCATATTTACTTTCTGTAATTGCATCGGCCAATTACCCGTAAACATCACTCGGCACTTTGTAGTCGGAGTATCTGCATTTGATAATGATATGGTGGTTCAATTTTACTTTCCGACTATAGAGGAGACACACGCCGAAGCTTTCGATTTCATTATGGAGAAACATATAAGCTAATAACATTCTAAAACATTAATTTAGCCAGGCTTTGATGAGGAACACAGGCTATCCGCTGAAATGCATTGGCATGTTATTCTCCCTACCAGTGTTTGTtgtattattaatgcattatttcatttttgaatttgcttgaaaaaaaaataaaaaagtctcaGCTAATGAAATGTTTCTTCAAAAGACTCCCTATCGTACAGTGctaaaaaaagtccaaaataaaactttaaataaacttcAGTAAGAGCAGACGGGGAACAGCACTGGGGGATAGGCATACATGCTGTTTATAAGTATTTATGATGGTTTGTGTGTAATACCCGGCAGAAGGCATGTGCTTTTGGGGCTGAGGGCGGGGGGATTATGGGAGTTCGGCCTAACGGCGTGCTCATCAGACCCCTAGCAATAACACACAGCTGTGTTTCAGCGGCTGTCTTTTGGGCCCGAGCGTAATTACGGGTATTTTCCGTGTCATTAGTGGCCTGCGGCGGGGGTCGTCCTCATCAGTGGTCAATCAGGATGTCACTCAAAGCCAAAACCTCTCAGCTGGCCGTTCTTCAGACAGGCCAAGACCTCATcagagctgcagcacagtggagGAGCTCTAAAACACAATCAGggctgtttgagtgtgtgtgagtgtgtgtgtgtgctacataTGTTAAAGTAGAAACTTTTTTAAGATATACTAGGCAgtcattttactgttttataccTAAAATTTAGTAAGTAACTAAATTTCTAAGTTCTTCCCAAAacctgtaccttatattgaggttcTTTATACTCTTCAAAGGTTATTTACACTTACAAATGCTTTGTGCACAAATAATATCTGAGGAAAGATCCACTTAATTGTTCTacaatattatgcaaataaatattttggcAGCATTTTATTTTCACAGAAATTATAATGCATAACATAATAATAtccaacatataaaatatattaaaaaaatatatgtcaaAAATGACTTCTAATTACTAAATAGTTGATTACTTATTGCAGTTAAGGTAATggcatgggatagcagtatgttaaTTGATTGTTATCTCAGGGGAAGGTTTGTATCTATACaaccacacctgtataaattgtaaggttttatcttgtgagtgaggctgaacactgggcagtgtgctcatggcaagccaACATGACAGTGAGTTCCAGATGTATGGGACAatacatttctggagtttgaGAAAAGTCCCACGCCTCCCCAAAAAGACAATTGGTTTTCTGAGTCTCTGAGTTAGActtaaatactgaaaaaatagACTGAAATAGCAAGTTAGACCCACTGTTGTTCCATCACGACAAGAGGTTCTCCATACAGGCAGTTTGTAACAAAGACCCAAAACATAGGAAAACATCCCAGTACACTAAAGAGTAAAATGTGCCAGCTCTGTGTACAGTCCATACTGGTTCACTTTAAAGCCACACAGATTATTAAAAGAACTTCAAAAAAGGCTTAATTTATCAAAAAGGGGTTTAATGTATTTCCCCCACCCCCAAAGTTATAAAAATGAAACATGTTAGATTGTCTACAAATTTTCTTGTAACAATACAGAGATTAagacatataaatacataaacagatATCTtcctttaaaaatactttataaacaacagaacaataaaaataaaaacaataaaaaggcaTGTTAGGTTTTTCTTGGCTagtaattacaattacatttgcaTTGCTTCCTCTTTACAGTGGTTATAAAGTTAACCAGTTTTTGGATAAAGTATGAGAGAAATAACACTCCTCTTCTctccccttcttcttcttcatcttctctaTCGTCTTCTCCTGTTGTTACTGGTCCAAATAAACAATGCCATTATGTTACAGTTCAGGAACAGGTAGAGAGTTTTTGAGTTCCAGTGGATGTGAGTGACCAGTGTTATGAAAGTGTAAGTGTAAGTTTGGTTGGACAGTAGATAAGCATCAGCACTTCAGTCAGTCTCCCTTTTTCTTTTGATGTGTCTGATTCAACATTGGTGCAAGACGTGGAGGAAAGTCTCACTCCTCGTCTGTGTAGTCCAGGATCAGCCAGCTCTGGGCCTGGATCTCTAACATTCTGTTTAGTTTAACCCTTAAGCTCACACGCCGGCCCTGGGCTAACACTTTGCTTTGGTTAGTTACACATTTCTTATAATGATAAGTTTTCTAAATGTATGAATTAGGGTTTTTCCTGTGTCTTTTGGTTTACTTACTTTCCTCAATAATCCACACATTACTGTTtggatttatttgtattatttattcaatttaaataattttaaaaagcagcTATCCACTAAGCTATACACTAAGATGATTAGGCCATCTATATAAATGAAAGGGAGGCTGTTAATATTCTgtgcattaaatattaaatatgaaattcAAATCTTAATTTACtgctttttttatgatttaacataaaaaaaaacttttggcttTCTTTTTAACTGGGAAATATTGTTTTACAGAATGTATATACATCTTTGTATCAAGTAAGCTAAATAACAACCATAACCCTTTTTATaagtaaatttaaaaaaggccATCAGAGAAGGGCTAAGCCTTTCACAACTAAACTCTCGAAGCTTGAAGATCTCCAGGACCAGACAAGACCCCCTGTATTCCAATGTGGGCTTAAAGCGGGAgttcagttacacacacacacacacacacacacacacacacactcatacgcaAGTGTGCAAGTGCCcgtttttcagtttttctccTCTAGAGGGAGCAGTGGAGCGGCCCGACCGCAGAGGTCGACCTCAGTCAGTCAGAGGTCAGAGGCTGGCCGGTTAGAGGTCATCGTTGTCGTCTGTACTGAAGCTGCTCCTGCGGCTGCTCTCTTTGGAGGCGGCAGGGGAGGTGGCGGACAGCAGGGGGTCAGCGCCGAACGGCGAGAGCGCGTCCTCCATGAGGATCTCATCAAGGCGGTGCTCCTCTTTCAGCGTGGCACTGAAGAAGTCCGTGAAGTGCGAGAGGGGGTCCGAGAACGTGGTGGAGGCGTCGACCTGCTCAGCGGCTCCTCCGCCTCCTGCCAGGGAGATGACCGCAGGCAGGGGATTCCTCTGGAGGTACTCGGGTGCGCTGAGATCCTCCTGAGGGTACAGGGCAGGCTGAGAGGCCTGAGGGGCCTGTGGTCCTGGAACAGTTTGGgccacctgctgctgctgctgctgctgttgttgttgttgttgctgctgttgctgttttagGAGATGAGAGGAGAGCTCCACAGCCCCCAGGGCACTCGGCAGGCCATGAGCCCGAGCCTGGATCTCCAGCTCCTGTTAAAAACAAGCACATGCGGGATGGGTTATTAAAACAGTGTCCTTAACAaacaatgtaaatttaaaaaatttaattcaattaataaCTGTACATTGTGTGTCGCTTTTAGAACAAAACTTTGTAATCtcactttttgtctttttttttaaggtttgtgATTACTTGAAACACCCCATCTtttactttttgtaaaaaaaaaacatcatgataaatggacccacagaaatgaaccaatagaaattgaCTATTTGAATAGACCAATAAATTGATTGTATACATCATGAGTTACCTTTACAGTAGCCGTACAATTCATGCTTTAGGAAAGCCAAACGATTgactttatttctcttttttaatatgtttttgttatatttgtaatttaatcCAGTTTTACATTAtgtaaactgtcatttaaagcaaagaaaacaaaaaggttgcatttttctgatttagaaattttatttatatatattaaatagatcTATTTTTGAAATACAAAAAAGACATATCAAAAATGATATGAACTAAAAATGGACCAAAGATACAGACTTAACATTCTATTTGACCATTCCATTGCTTTATTTCTATtgttatatttctgtttatttatttttattggtttatttttgttgGTCCACTCATCCTGTGTTGTAATATTTGTATAAAAGACCTTATTGTGTGCTAAAATACTGAAGTATGTCTGTTACTGCATATTACAGAATCAAATACAGACATTGATCCAGACATGATTGATGAGTTCATcattaactaataataataataataataacagatatTCAGGTTCAATTAATGTCTACTCACAGTCAATTGCATAGAAAATAGATAGCCACACTCTAAGCACGTAGTAACCATCTGTTTAAGTGGTTGgcatatgtgtgtctgtgtgtgtctatatCCTTATAAATAAGTGGCCAGTGTTATAAATGATGAATTAATAATTTCTGTAATCAAGTTCTGTCGATCGTCTGACGGTAGGATTGCCTGCTGGAGGATCAGTAGCTGCTGGATGGGGGACTGTGGGTAATTACTTTGGGGGCTAATTGCATTGTCTCTGAGTGTGAGGACTCCTGTAATGTCTGCGCCGCCCGTTCTGTGAGTATGTCAATACTGCGGGAATGTAATGCATAATTTCAGACGAGGGGGGACTCTTCTGTATTATTAGGCCTCATAATCTAATTCCAGACCCACTGCTCTCCTGACGGAGCTGTAGCTTCACTGTTTATTAATCAGGTCATTACATAGACTCGCTGGCTTCAGACCAGGAGAGAAATCACAGTTGAAAACATCAGAAACAGAGGCTACTTCAGTATCAGCACAATGGAGGCTTGAGGGCCATGGTGGGGAGGCCTGGGAGAGGTGCAGGACATGAGACAGAATTGTATGTGAATGTTTTCAGCCTGATTTTATCAAATTTTCTTAAAATCTCTTCTTAAAATAAGTCATGAGTATCCTGCATTGAATGTTTACAATTCTAGCAATTTTAGCAATTCTAACACCGCCGGTTATGATCAATTCaacccactgtgctgtctactgtgggtggtactgCCTTCTGTTACCATGTATTGcttgtacacatgtgacactgggaaggaataaataaatgtatgtaaaatgcacaTACAACAAAAATTAAATGTCCTATTTACCTGGAACCCACTAACAGACCTCGTTTAAACATggacttgccatgagcacactggccagtgttcaacctcactcaagTCATTCCCTTTATGGTCAATTTACATATTGAAATCCCACGACTTTTGTATAAAttgtataattaatatatttatgtttatatatgctgattttttagtttttaatctcaAGGCATTTTTACCAACATGTCTGAATGTTTAAGGATTTTTTAAGGAGTCATTGattccataaaaaaaactgttgttttctttccatttatGAAAGATATATCTTTAACATTTGTATAGTTtccacattttttatattttgtccaGCAAGTTTGCTTTGTGATGAGAAAAGTTCactttctctttccctccctccctttctctctaccTGGATTCTCAGCAGCAGTCTCCTGTTGGCCTGCTCCAGCTTCTTCTGTCGGCTCTCCAGCTCGCGGGCGTGCTGCTGCTCCTTCTGTAGCCACTTAATGTACTCTACCGAGGCCTTGAGGATGGTCCCTTTGTTCCAGCGCATATCACTGCCAGAGAAGGGAAAAGATAACCTTTTTCACACAAGCTTGGCGTCAGCAGAACCTTCACACGCAGGAAAAATACCCTCACAAAAAGCCCCCTTTTTATAGGAATAAGAAATGGTGATTTACATGGGCAATTATTCATTCTCGGACATTACATTGCCTCTGAATGGGAATTTTAATAGAATAGTTAAGTGTGTCTGCAGAAAGTCCATTCTGTGGCCCTTGTATGGTAAAATTAATCCTTGAGTAAAAATAGGTGTCGGAAGAGGTAAGGGGGAAAAAATGAACTTTGGAAGCCGAAGTAAAGTGCGGCCGCTCCCGAttccattacttttttaaaaggTGAGGAAGTGTGGTAAAATTATCTCTTTCTTCGGAGTAAGACGTCGGTCTGATCAGAGCTAATCATCTCCTTTATCTTGTGTTAATGGCACAGTGACAACGGTAACCTTCCATTTAAATTCTATCAAAAGTTCAATTGAGCTGGGCCACTGGAGTCCCTTTCTGGACCATATTCCATCTGTAGGTGCAATTGTACTTAAACTTTGATTCGACTGCTATGTGCTTCGCATTTAACCCCATTTTCATCATTTAAATGGAGATTCGCACTGAGCTACTGATACCTCTTCACACTGAGAGAGAACAGAAAAAGTAAAATCACTCTTTGGGTGTCAATCGGAAAGTGGGGTCATTTGGTATTTCAGTTTTGTAAAGCCGGGTCAGTTTTATGCTACTTTGTGGTGGCTTCCATGTTAGACTAATAGATTtcagtttaaagtgacagtcagtttacttaaaaaaaattattagctattttttttatatacctcTACACCTCTATGTAGTTTATGGTTAATGGTTTCTGACACTCAATATCATATtgttccatctctaaaaacattgTGCATTGTTTAAAACAGTAGTTTGCTGATACAGTAGCTGGTTGAAAATAAtataagctggtctttgatggtcaataTGGGGGAAAAACGGAACTTACGGGTCGTTGGACTTTGGTATGAGAGTTCCAAGCTCCTTGATTCTGTAGTTGATGTTGTATCGCCGTCGTCTTTCAACTGGTAAAGGAGAAAACGGTAATGGTTATCCAGTGaagaacacaaacaaacaaaagccaTATCATACTGACACTTTATCACAGAGTGTGAATTTCAATGAGGAGGGCAGCTTACTCAGATTGTGGTTGTCTTTCTTCTGTCTCTCCTTTGCCAAGACTCTTGTGTCGTGTTctggaaggaaagaaaaaagaagaaaagagaggttAGGAGACTAatggcagcattttttttaaaaggttaacaataaacaaagaaacaaagtacaaaatctaaaataagtgaatatttatttttttaaaaatgaagagatattcagtttctctgattttgctatttatagatgtatgttagagtaaaatttattttttttttgttctatagactatggacaacatttctctactctcaaattccaaataaaaatactgtcatttagggcatttattgaaaaaaatgagaaatttctaaatttctaagttcagaaatcaatatttggtggagtaaccctggtttttgaacacagttttcatgcatcttggcataatctcctccaccagtcttacacactgtttttggatacattcataccactcctggtgcaaacagtttagcttggtttgatggcttgtgattatccatgttccgtttgattatattccagaggttttcaagtcagtaaaatcaaagaaatgtatcattgttaagtggtctcttatttttttttcagagctgtaggtaGTGAAAAATCTTTGCAGGCTTATTTTTAGATTACATATAATTAACAAACACCTGAAACCAGGGCCCATAAATATTGTGAATAATTGGGAAATATCAAATTATCTAATTTAA encodes:
- the tfec gene encoding transcription factor EC isoform X4, translated to MLEYSWYGQVQNHLENSKYHIHQAQAQQVKQYLTLGSKLASQAHPHPGQALGSMPVMRNGHMPPVSDSSTPGSPVTLLTLANSHDSEFPMDEVIDDLISLESSGLDCMEPGIIMQNNMSLNSGMLDMYGGDQGMTAPHGGLTPPSCPTKLSVKREVTEHDTRVLAKERQKKDNHNLIERRRRYNINYRIKELGTLIPKSNDPDMRWNKGTILKASVEYIKWLQKEQQHARELESRQKKLEQANRRLLLRIQELEIQARAHGLPSALGAVELSSHLLKQQQQQQQQQQQQQQQQVAQTVPGPQAPQASQPALYPQEDLSAPEYLQRNPLPAVISLAGGGGAAEQVDASTTFSDPLSHFTDFFSATLKEEHRLDEILMEDALSPFGADPLLSATSPAASKESSRRSSFSTDDNDDL
- the tfec gene encoding transcription factor EC isoform X1; protein product: MFQTHSSMPVSVMRNGVIQQTELEAGPWHASHTYPSSSPYGSYHQLQPPAWTQPYPTWKVQNHLENSKYHIHQAQAQQVKQYLTLGSKLASQAHPHPGQALGSMPVMRNGHMPPVSDSSTPGSPVTLLTLANSHDSEFPMDEVIDDLISLESSGLDCMEPGIIMQNNMSLNSGMLDMYGGDQGMTAPHGGLTPPSCPTKLSVKREVTEHDTRVLAKERQKKDNHNLIERRRRYNINYRIKELGTLIPKSNDPDMRWNKGTILKASVEYIKWLQKEQQHARELESRQKKLEQANRRLLLRIQELEIQARAHGLPSALGAVELSSHLLKQQQQQQQQQQQQQQQQVAQTVPGPQAPQASQPALYPQEDLSAPEYLQRNPLPAVISLAGGGGAAEQVDASTTFSDPLSHFTDFFSATLKEEHRLDEILMEDALSPFGADPLLSATSPAASKESSRRSSFSTDDNDDL
- the tfec gene encoding transcription factor EC isoform X3, which produces MPHLTDCSYYNMRDGARVSSVQNHLENSKYHIHQAQAQQVKQYLTLGSKLASQAHPHPGQALGSMPVMRNGHMPPVSDSSTPGSPVTLLTLANSHDSEFPMDEVIDDLISLESSGLDCMEPGIIMQNNMSLNSGMLDMYGGDQGMTAPHGGLTPPSCPTKLSVKREVTEHDTRVLAKERQKKDNHNLIERRRRYNINYRIKELGTLIPKSNDPDMRWNKGTILKASVEYIKWLQKEQQHARELESRQKKLEQANRRLLLRIQELEIQARAHGLPSALGAVELSSHLLKQQQQQQQQQQQQQQQQVAQTVPGPQAPQASQPALYPQEDLSAPEYLQRNPLPAVISLAGGGGAAEQVDASTTFSDPLSHFTDFFSATLKEEHRLDEILMEDALSPFGADPLLSATSPAASKESSRRSSFSTDDNDDL
- the tfec gene encoding transcription factor EC isoform X2, which gives rise to MFQTHSSMPVSVMRNGVIQQTELEAGPWHASHTYPSSSPYGSYHQLQPPAWTQPYPTWKVQNHLENSKYHIHQAQAQQVKQYLTLGSKLASQAHPHPGQALGSMPVMRNGHMPPVSDSSTPGSPVTLLTLANSHDSEFPMDEVIDDLISLESSGLDCMEPGIIMQNNMSLNSGMLDMYGGDQEHDTRVLAKERQKKDNHNLIERRRRYNINYRIKELGTLIPKSNDPDMRWNKGTILKASVEYIKWLQKEQQHARELESRQKKLEQANRRLLLRIQELEIQARAHGLPSALGAVELSSHLLKQQQQQQQQQQQQQQQQVAQTVPGPQAPQASQPALYPQEDLSAPEYLQRNPLPAVISLAGGGGAAEQVDASTTFSDPLSHFTDFFSATLKEEHRLDEILMEDALSPFGADPLLSATSPAASKESSRRSSFSTDDNDDL
- the tfec gene encoding transcription factor EC isoform X6; this encodes MPVMRNGHMPPVSDSSTPGSPVTLLTLANSHDSEFPMDEVIDDLISLESSGLDCMEPGIIMQNNMSLNSGMLDMYGGDQGMTAPHGGLTPPSCPTKLSVKREVTEHDTRVLAKERQKKDNHNLIERRRRYNINYRIKELGTLIPKSNDPDMRWNKGTILKASVEYIKWLQKEQQHARELESRQKKLEQANRRLLLRIQELEIQARAHGLPSALGAVELSSHLLKQQQQQQQQQQQQQQQQVAQTVPGPQAPQASQPALYPQEDLSAPEYLQRNPLPAVISLAGGGGAAEQVDASTTFSDPLSHFTDFFSATLKEEHRLDEILMEDALSPFGADPLLSATSPAASKESSRRSSFSTDDNDDL
- the tfec gene encoding transcription factor EC isoform X5, with product MPHLTDCSYYNMRDGARVSSVQNHLENSKYHIHQAQAQQVKQYLTLGSKLASQAHPHPGQALGSMPVMRNGHMPPVSDSSTPGSPVTLLTLANSHDSEFPMDEVIDDLISLESSGLDCMEPGIIMQNNMSLNSGMLDMYGGDQEHDTRVLAKERQKKDNHNLIERRRRYNINYRIKELGTLIPKSNDPDMRWNKGTILKASVEYIKWLQKEQQHARELESRQKKLEQANRRLLLRIQELEIQARAHGLPSALGAVELSSHLLKQQQQQQQQQQQQQQQQVAQTVPGPQAPQASQPALYPQEDLSAPEYLQRNPLPAVISLAGGGGAAEQVDASTTFSDPLSHFTDFFSATLKEEHRLDEILMEDALSPFGADPLLSATSPAASKESSRRSSFSTDDNDDL